From a single Lolium rigidum isolate FL_2022 chromosome 7, APGP_CSIRO_Lrig_0.1, whole genome shotgun sequence genomic region:
- the LOC124671009 gene encoding chaperone protein dnaJ 16-like has product MTRIRNDDKNQAGSIHPANQAHTLELVVADARFQREDDPARRPQRKDLYEVLGVSRTATSHEIKKAFQRMALKYHPDKNGDDPVASEMFLQVKFSYSILSDPNKRRQYDVSGFEAIDSDRQKSDLDLSNLNPASTMCVALLSKLGVPIKTTVPATILVEALNRQVKVVPLQLGHSERRKVEKLSAHFFSVDITEQEAKTGVVCQVHSTDRSKFKLLYFTLEENGGLDLALQEDSVDNGKVTSAGMYFLGFSIYRFEHNYSAAATKNSHAAFFKMLDSFQSCDINELKPGTHYFAVYGDNFFYPANYSIEIVCDQSFSAEKEKLQNVEAKIVAKRAEYKEVFAKLAEMKGGYTQEMQMIDELLKERNAIHASFITTNNSPPKRCSPWRKEKSPSRVSKGDEEKYPRKQKKAKDHPIMEGEDGDSSDKKTNAMKEWYKRHLNR; this is encoded by the exons ATGACAAGAATCCGGAACGATGACAAGAATCAGGCAGGAAGCATCCACCCGGCAAATCAGGCGCACACGCTTGAGCTGGTGGTGGCGGACGCGAGGTTCCAGCGCGAAGACGATCCAGCGCGACGGCCACAGAGGAAGGACCTCTACGAGGTGCTTGGGGTCAGCCGCACCGCCACCAGCCATGAGATCAAGAAGGCCTTCCAACGCATGGCGCTCAA GTACCATCCAGACAAGAATGGCGATGACCCGGTGGCGTCAGAAATGTTCCTGCAAGTCAAATTCTCCTACAGCATTCTGTCAGATCCAAATAAAAGGCGGCAGTACGACGTATCAGGATTCGAG GCTATTGACTCTGATAGACAGAAATCGGATCTGGACCTATCGAATCTAAATCCAGCCAGCACCATGTGTGTCGCCTTGTTGAG TAAACTTGGTGTACCGATTAAGACAACTGTTCCAGCAACCATTTTGGTGGAGGCGTTGAATAGGCAGGTTAAGGTTGTGCCGCTCCAGCTAGGGCACTCTGAACGCAGGAAG GTGGAGAAGCTATCAGCCCATTTTTTCTCCGTGGACATAACAGAACAGGAAGCTAAGACTGGTGTAGTTTGTCAGGTGCACTCAACCGATCGAAGCAAATTTAAG CTGCTTTATTTCACTCTCGAAGAAAATGGAGGGCTGGACCTTGCACTGCAG GAGGACAGCGTCGACAACGGAAAAGTAACTTCGGCAGGGATGTACTTTCTTGGCTTTTCTATATATCGTTTTGAGCATAATTACTCG GCAGCTGCAACAAAGAATTCTCACGCGGCATTCTTTAAAATGTTGGATAGCTTCCAATCATGTGATATTAACGAGCTGAAACCTGGAACCCACTACTTCGCTGTCTATG GTGACAATTTCTTCTATCCGGCAAACTATAGTATAGAGATTGTGTGTGATCAATCTTTCTCTGCTGAAAAGGAGAAGCTACAAAACGTGGAGGCAAAGATAGTCGCGAAACGAGCTGAGTATAAGGAA GTTTTTGCAAAGCTCGCTGAAATGAAAGGCGGGTACACCCAGGAGATGCAAATG ATCGATGAGCTTCTCAAGGAAAGGAATGCGATCCATGCATCCTTTATTACTACCAATAATTCACCTCCAAAACGGTGTTCCCCTTGGCGTAAAGAGAAATCGCCTTCAAGGGTGTCCAAAGGCGACGAAGAAAAATATCCCAGAAAGCAAAAGAAAGCCAAGGATCATCCAATAATGGAGGGAGAGGATGGTGATTCAAGTGATAAGAAAACTAACGCAATGAAAGAATGGTATAAGCGTCATCTCAACCGTTGA